The following nucleotide sequence is from Puntigrus tetrazona isolate hp1 chromosome 12, ASM1883169v1, whole genome shotgun sequence.
tttagggaaGTGCGTAAAGGCCCAGAGCCTTTTGTGAATTGTCATTACACTTCACCAGGGAACTACACGTTTCAGCTGAGCATCGAAGCCAATACGCCCCAACATTCCAGAATGACTGGGCTGTACTCTGTAGATTTGACTGTGTTAGGTGGGTGTAGAATCATTTTCTATCTGTCTGACTCTTTATGGCACCAGGGTGGCGTTAACAtgtcattcttttgttttgcagaCGCCATAAAGACCGTTGAATTGAGAGGACCTTTAATTTATAACGTCAACCGGAGCAGCAGTCTGTCCTTTCATGTTGGAGGAAGgtaaatgcatttcaagaaAGTAAAAGTCTTTTTATTCTCCAATCATCCTGTAAAAAGTCGTCAGACTTGAATTTGAATTCTTTTTTCTATCGCATGGGATGTGTGTAGTCCACCGGTTTGGCTGTGCTGGAGAGTTTTGTCTGAATGCCACGCATCCAGTCCAACTTCCTGCAATTCATTCAGGCTCTACGGGAACACATTCAATCTGAACTACACCTTCAGATCAGTAGGAATGCACTGCTTATACCTGAGTGTGAGAAACAATATAAGCAACCTCCAGACATCCTACAACATCTATGTGCAGAATAGCTGTaagtataatattttatctCAAACAATTTATCTTCCTTCAGTCCACTGGAAGAGTGTTTTCTGCTTTAAGAGGAAATCCTTGTTTAGCTTATAATGTATCATATTCTTTATGTTAAATTGAAACATGTAATGgcacaaaaatctattttaatcatttctgaTGTGAAACGCgaaatgtgatatttagcaTAATTTCAAAAGCCTTTACATCCAGTGAAAGTGATAAAAGTGTATGTGGACATACATGTAGTGTTGCATGGAAATATTATCCGTGTAAGTCAACGTTACCATTAAAATCACTGCTTGCGTCAGGATATTGTGCCTTAACACAGAATCAAAAAAGCATTGCTTTTATAGCTTTAGGCTACTGATTGTTCATTCATCATTCATTCAATTCCAACTAGTTCCAGTCatcaaatctgattggtcaaGCAGCATTCCAGAATCGAGGCAGTCCAACAGCATTGGGTCATTTCAGTGTTAGCACTGAGTTTTTCTTTAGTGCCTCTTATGCTGCATTTTTAAGCCAGTAGGTGGCGGCAAGTGACTTAAAAAGTGAGTCTTTCTATCATCATTCaacagatttgttcaaaataatgaacaaaacaatACCACGGTGCAATACCCTTTAAACTGAGAATACTAAATTACtccaaaatgtgttttgctgCCATAAAGATTAGCCTACTTTGAAtcaaattaatctttttaacttaACCCTGTGTCACTTACATAGTGATACATCCATCACCTTGCAAAATtactttcaaaaatgaaaaaaaaagtgttaagaTGCCccataaatgcacaaatgctCCTGCTTATGTACAGTTAAAGAAATGTCACGTCAAATATTAGGCTTGGTTATGCAGTGCCAGTTGCAATTAATCTTTGTATGCTCATTCTCAGTGTTACGCGTTCACTCTCGCATGTATATGTGCTTTTCTTCTAGCTCTGAGTCTCATCTTCATTTTGCCCTGTGCTGCAATGATAGTTGCTACTCTCATATTCATCTCTGTGTCGGTGTGTCGTCCACGCCAGCAATCCCTCGTGTCTAAGGCTCTGGTGAGTGGttcagaaaagagaaagagaacacaCAATGTGAATGCTTTTAAAGAAGTGTAACATACACGTTTGTCCACTAGAGGCTGACACAGACAAGAAAGTAGGCCATTTAACGAAACAACCtttgttagaggattatttttGTTAAGCAGTATTCTCTCAAATTGTTATTTAAGCAACGAGTCAGcgtttctatttttcttttgtggtaaAGTTTCTTTACACAGCTTTTTGTTGTGTAACTTTTCTCTTGAAAATAAGGTACGAGTTAAACACTTTATTAGAGGCGATGCAGTTTTGAACCCATTTCTGACGTCTTGTGAATTAAATACACGTTTATAAGAGACGAAGGCACCATTaagatgctttaaattaaaaccgTAGCCAAAATACGAgtccataatctataataatgttTCCTCTAGTTGAAAACTTGAAATCTCTGTTGTCCTCACGCATCAAAATATTGTAAGTTTTTGGTCTGGTTTTGCTCATAAATAACGCTTGACTTGCAAATATTCAAAATCTCTTCTGATTCAGATATGAGAGAACTTGAGAAAGCAGTATTATAGAGGTAAAATACACATCTCTtgatagcttttttttattaaaagcacagCTTTTCACAAGGCATTAAATTATCCGCTCTTTGTATGCTCATTCTAACGGGATCCATTCACTGAAAGGCAGTGACAAATTTTTTTATGGATCTTTTTATGATGAACTCTTTAAACTCATGTACGCTTGTAAATGTCTTGAAGGTGAGCTTCAACATAGTGGCTATGTTTGTGCTACTAGCCGTCGTCCTCCTGGAAAAAtcccaaaaattattttcacgAGAATCATATTTTGCCCTCAATTTATTCACATGCACTAGTTTTCCAATAAAGGTTTATGAAGGAAACGTGAAACGACAGGTCAGCACATCTCTCGTAAAACACGAGTGACAGTTTGAAGAGTAATTTTAAGATTGTCGTATCGgattatatataatctaataGGAGAGAATATGTATTTAGGTGTCATTtccaattataataaatgtcctCTCTTTGTGTGTTTACAGATGGCAGATAAGAATTATATCTCCTTAACAGAAATTGAACTGCCGTACAGAACCTTACAGAATAAAACAAGCGAAGCAAAGCCGCTTCTCGATCAGCCGGAGACTTCTTACAACACCCAAGCCTGATTGCCCAGTCTACATTACTAATTATTCGACAAAATCaatctttcattaaaataattttgtcacGTTGTCTTGCTTATTTACAACTAAAACTAGAAAAAAGGCTCAACACGATACAAGAGCACTGAAAGCTTTTTGCTCATCTGATTCACTCTCGTCTTTCAACACGAATGCACTAATGCTTTCTCTGCTCTTTTTGTTTGGACTTGAGTGGGTTTCAAGGTTTACTTCATGAAGGTTCCATTTGTTAATGCAAACCTCCTTGAGATCCTAATGGATGCTGACACGGGGTgatgaatctttaaaaaaagtattaaggTACATGAGGTTAGGGCAATCGCATTCAATTCAACAAGCGTGCCTTGGAACATTGTCGCAATTTTAAACCTGACCCAAAAGTACAAAACGCACCGCTATGCAGAACGATCATATTTCTTCGCGAGTGATTATGAGCGAGAGCTTCATAGCGCTCTTTGTTCTGGAATGAATGAGCCTGACCTGTATTTTCCTGCTGCGATGATCAATGACATTTGCCATCTGCACTGTGAGGTACCAGGAAGACAAGAATTACAGCTCCACAAGGGACTGCAAAATACCTCTCTAGGTTAAAGGCTACAGATGAGCAATGCATCACACGTCTAGTAATAACTGTGCCCTTCAGCTCAAAAGTGGCAGAGGCATTATTCTTGCCCTTGGAAGTGTAGCAAGAGTCATATGTATGCGAAAGGACTTGAATTTGTTTCTTTACAAACGTTtcccaaagatttttttttcatccaattaataaaatctgtaataaCAATACTGATGCTAtgttcaaaaacatgttttttgggtttttttttaattaaaatacactgaagtttttgtttgttgttttaaaatataaatacgaTCAAAGCAAAATGTTTTACCGTCATCATTTCAATGTTAAGTggcacatgattcttcagaaatcattctaatatactgatttagtttttaagaaatatttattatgatcaataatattttttagagattgttttatgaatagaaagattaatttttttttttagtattttacacTATACCAAAAGTATAGTGTAGTTTTACACTATATTAAAAAGCCCAGAGTCAGTATATTCTTTAGAGGAAATTATGgaaattaattcttttatttagcaagaatacattaaattgatcaaaagcgatGATGATAGGATAaatttataatgctacaaaagatttctatttcggATTCTTCTGAACTTGCAACAAGAAAATTCTGCTTAGCtgtttttggcataaaaataatcaaatcagaatattagaatgatttctgaaggatcatgtgactgtagtaataaaagaaaatagaaacagaagtaaatgacattttgaaaaatatattcagatagaaagcagttatttgtagtaaaacaatatttaacaatattactgttttggcTGTAAGTTGGTTCAGATAAATACAGGTTTTGTCAGCAGAagagtatataaaaaaacattcaaaatcttactgttcaaaaagTTTAGGGACCAGTTCTTGCTAActgcttattagtatgcatattaataGGATATTAGCTGTGTATTAGTACTACTAAAGCTCATATGAATCCCTTATTCTAAAATAACACCCCTTAATACCCATACTAACTATTATGAGGCATTATCAATAAGCGTAATCTTTCTTATATAGATTAACTCTTTCAGTAATTCGATCTGATATCTACTTCACTTCAAAGCTCGTAATGTTGATGTGTGACTGAAATGCATTTGGCAGAGCGTGAGTAAACTAAATTCTTTAAAGTGTTAATCATCTCAAGGATGTGAGCCGTGAGGAAGCTGGAGATTTTCTCCCCCTGCAGGTGAAGGTCACAGAGATGCTGCTTCTTGAAACCTAAAAACCAATCCCAAACTTTCCCAGCTTGAATACAGGATGTGCTTTTAGCATCATTTCCACCTCTCTAAAaggtcattttctttttctaaaatagTTTGTTTGTCCAGTCTTGGGAAATGTCCCTCTGTGACACGAGCTTCGGCTTGGGACTGATCTCATCCCCTTAAGACAGGCTAATGCCCTCAGAGCCACCTGTCCGTCAGAGCAGTGTGATTACTTGCTCTCCTTCCATTTTTTTGACCTCAACCACATTTATACCCGCAGAGGTGACATTTAGAAAACACTTCCACATCATTACAGTACTTTCTACAGTGCGTTTTGATagatttgaagtaaaaaaaaaaaacaccaccgCAAAGTCACTGAACGATTTCTTTCTATTACTATATGTATTATCTACTTGTGCTAAGAAAACACAGGAAAATGTATCAGTACAAAAACAATGAAGACTAATAAGAAGACTTCTAAGCgaactttatttttcattggcAATCACAGGTTAGCAGTGTCAAGCAATCCCTGAATTATTGGCACggtaaacaaaaaaaggcttttaaacAACATTAGGGTATCCTGACATtccataacaaacaaaacaacactacATATCtgaaaaatgcttcatttttaaaaacagggtataaaaatatgataatatatttcAAGAAACAGACCATGCAACATAATTCACATAACacagttcttcaaaatatctgacAGTGTTAAAGCGTTTATAATCTTCAATGGGTAATTCAGTCAGTGTAAACAGAGGATGGGCTTTAGACTCTAAAAAGAGTAATAtaagagttaaataaatatctatttataaCAATCTCTgacagatttaaaaagaaagattaaTGGTGCTTTAACCATGTTATAAACTCATTCGTGTGATGTCTTACAAcataacatacaaaaatgttcCTCTTATGTAATGTATAACCttattcttaaataaaaatcgctttgtaatgaaatattagcatgttACATTAGGCTCTCTAAGACCAAAGGGCAGCAATGCACATTCAAGTACACTCCTTTTTTATCTAAATACTTTTGAGTTTTCGAGTTTACGCAATgttgtaataaacatttctagATGACAACCCAGGATGTCCTGCTTAGATCTGTTCATGTCCtctgaaattaatttgtgtACTTTGAGTAATCAACAGACAAAACCACAATACAAAAGGTAATGCGAATGCCTTATTGATAATCTTATAGTTCATTCAGTAGGGCATTAGAAAGTTATTCAGTGCTTACTCTGTgctaaattatttgtatttacagattattcttgcattattaaaaaaatgaacagtagGTACTTAGGAAAAACTGTTTAACTACATTTTACTTCTGAAGCTGCTGCCATTTATAGTGTTTCCAAATGACAAGTGAAACAAATCGGAGCTTGCAAGTTGCAGTTATGAATTCTACGAGGACATGAGCACTTTTTTACAAATCTCATAATTCTGGTAATTCCAACATGCTGTGAATGCAGCTGTACTCCAACAGGATATGCATACGCACGTGTGGTTTTGTGGTGACATGGTAATGTACCATGGATTATAATGCAAATACACTTATGATAATCATTCAGTGATTACAGTATTTATCAGAGTACCATGGAAGTACCATTTGATACAATACGTTTTGCAATGGCAAAATTTCCTTTAGCCACAAATATATCAacttaaatgttacatttacctgcttttttgtaatctatctgagcatatttaaatataccaCTGATGTTTCTATAACTATTTGCTAATTTGCGATTGATCTTTTTTGAGAATAACGaggatttaaagggatagttcaccccccaaaatgacatttaccctattatttactcatccttaaGCCATCCTAAcgttcttctttcagacaaaaactTGATTGTATGCTCAAAGAAGAACTTCCATATACATCTAatatggcttgagggtgagttaATCGCCAATATCCGCAAACACCTTTAATTGTCGAATAGCCGATCTTCGCATAGCTCCAGCGGCCACTTTGATGCTCCACCGAACACCTCAATGTTACTGTCGGTCCAGGCCACCACGTTCCCAGGCATGTAGGACGAGCAGTTTGACATGGCAATGATATCCGTGGAGCGCAGGACCCGATCCCAGATGTTAAAGTGGCTCAGTTCCCCCACAAAGGCCTGGGTGGCATCAAAGCGCCCCCCTACTACATCCTGTTGAGGCCATAAACGACAGGCCTCGTTAAGACAACAACAATAACCCCTTTTATTCTCTCTTAGAGGATGTGCAAGCTAACTCTACGACATTGTTTACTGTCTGAGGTCAAGTTTTATTTCAAGTGTAAAGTTCATGAGTCAGTAACAATGTTGTGCAGGGATGGCATAAAATTACAGATGCAGTGTGACTGTGCACTATGAGGTCTGGGAATGCGGCAAAAATGGCTGTATCAGCTCTGCTTATGTTCTCACCTGCTCTTGGCCCAGGATGAGGACTCCTCCTTGCTTGATAGGGTGCCAGGGGGCCAGATTTTCTCCTGAGCCCAATCTTTGGCCATCCTGGTAGGCTTCCCAAAGCCCATCCCTGGTTGTCCAAGTGATGCAGATATGGTGCCACCTCCCATCACTCAGTGATAGAGGAAGCTGTGCCACCTATTTGACAACAGCAGGCattgcaatattataaaatgtacgcattttagcatttattcatcCACACGTCATTGCAAACttgtattttaacttttattcttCTGCTGACATACAAacgaagacattttgaagaatgatggtaaccaaacagtttttgGTTACTATTGATTCTACtgtgtggtaaaaaaaaaactattaaaaatgtcatacagggttggaacgacgtgagggtgagtaaatgatgaagaatttttttggtgaactgacTTTGCAACTCATTGTGCATTGATAATCTTCATTTACGTTCTCAAATCTTATTTACAGtcgtatttttttaactttccaTGTTGCGTTTCCAGGTCACATGATCCCAGTGTTAGGCGTCAATGACGTCAATCCTCGCGTAAAGCGTCTAGACAGTACTCATTGCTCTCAAACTTTTATGCCGCTTTTCTTTTTGGAGTTTATCAGTATAAACCATCATCcattagatttgtttttacaactatttattaaaagtcatttatattgttaaaaaaaccccattagTTTCcttatacattcatttttagtATCATCTATGTCAATGTAGAAGTTACAagttaaatgattattattaattctcttaatattattattattattgtgattattattctGCAGTGTAATGgcagtaataataatcatcagtGTCCTCATAACATTCAATGCCGAATTTCTTACTTCGCTGGTTCTTTACCTTGTCATTGATGAGCAGTTCTATAGGGTTATGGCCCCATTCGATCAGTACGATCTCGTTTGCCTGTCCAGGGACTCCATAGGAAAACGGGGTTCCAATGCCGGGGCTCGAACCTGACTTGAGCCACATGCAGATGGTGAAGGCGTACATTTCCGGCAGGCTTTTCTTTACTTGTCCGAAAAGGTAATTTGTGCGAAGAGGAAGGGAGATCTTGAAATTCTCTGGTGATTTAAATCCAGCTCCTCCTAAAATCAAAAAGCGGTTTCAAAGATTTAATATCGAAACCATCTCCGAAAGGATGCAGAAGTATATCTGATGGACAACAAAACAACCTGTaccacttctttaaaaaaaacgggcatatgtgaatatttaatgaaattttgAAACGCGTAGtgctaaataattattaaaatcaaatctgtTACAACACTGCCTAGTCTCCTGTACTTGGGAAAAAAGAATGATGGGAGAACAAGAGAGCGTTTCGTGCAGACCTTTCTCCAGTTCAGAGATCCTGTTCATGAGAGAGTTGAGAGTGCTGTCAGTGCGCTGCCGATGAGCGACGGTCTCATTATATAGCTGGGACTTCTCCTCCTCAAGCTCATTGACCTTCTTGAGCAGCTGATTTTCCAAGTCCTCCAGTCTACGCTGCAGTAGATTTCTCAGCTCATTAGGAAACGAGGCACCAGAGATATTGGCTCGCATTTgctgttgcttttttaaataaataaatgaaaaaaagggtTACTTTTCAAAGATTCCTGTTCAGCTGACTGAATTGTacaaatgattttctttctttataagACCTATTCTGTTCGAAGTTCCTTAAACATTAGTTTCTTTTGCAGACTATGCACGTTTAACACCACCATGCagcataaatgcaaataaactggaaaaaagtaaatacatttctgttagAGACTAAATAAATTGCTAGGTCACaaggttaaatgttttttttattacacggGTAGGTAAATGcagctatatttttaaaaaaaaatcaattgtagtaaattaataatagaaCATATTGGGACGCATATAGGCTCTATGTTATATTAGAGTTACCGTTCGCTCCATCATTTCACACATTCAGATTAACACCTGACATTTAAGTAGCACTGACACATTCCAGACATTTTGTCGCTTGGGGCATCGTAAGTAACTTTGGCATTTGTGGTTAAGGGATAGAGACGTACTAACTAATGAGATAATCCCCGCAAATCTTCAACGCCTCCACATAATTACCAAAATAGTCGTGGCAGAGAAACTTCCGGTACAACCGTGATCCTAGTGATTTAATCTGCCTATTTATTCGCGCAGaacatgacaaaataataaaaaaaaatgaaacaacttACCTCTAAATTTTCCAGTCGATCTTTTAGACTCTGCATCGTTTTTCCAAGAACGTCAATGGTGTCGTTTGGATCTTTAGGCACATCGTCCATCGTGTCCTTATTCGTTTTCTTAAACGTTTCGGAGTCAGACTCGCACCGTGAAAGTTTAGACGTCAGCTCTTTAATCGTTCCCAGCTGATTGACTATCGTCTCCTTCTGCTGTAAAATGGTCTCGCGAAGTTGCATGACGGTGTTCCTCAGTTCCTCCTCCTGGACCGATGCGCTTTGAACAGGCAGGGACTGCACGGGGCAACTTGTCTCCTTGTCAATGGGGACCGCAGTACACAGAAAGCG
It contains:
- the tmem130 gene encoding transmembrane protein 130, which translates into the protein MYGIRSVLVHTLLSLSSSLVFGIPGELSHLLSGNVRGRIVFRQMEYNSTYLRDSGKLASYIPTVVSFEHFDLRRTLPSVTFTYTWNLGNGEVRKGPEPFVNCHYTSPGNYTFQLSIEANTPQHSRMTGLYSVDLTVLDAIKTVELRGPLIYNVNRSSSLSFHVGGSPPVWLCWRVLSECHASSPTSCNSFRLYGNTFNLNYTFRSVGMHCLYLSVRNNISNLQTSYNIYVQNSSLSLIFILPCAAMIVATLIFISVSVCRPRQQSLVSKALMADKNYISLTEIELPYRTLQNKTSEAKPLLDQPETSYNTQA
- the nptx2b gene encoding neuronal pentraxin-2b isoform X1, encoding MIGPLRAPLLRSSKMIHLLAGLICIYAPTCVKVVYGQNEKGERFLCTAVPIDKETSCPVQSLPVQSASVQEEELRNTVMQLRETILQQKETIVNQLGTIKELTSKLSRCESDSETFKKTNKDTMDDVPKDPNDTIDVLGKTMQSLKDRLENLEQQQMRANISGASFPNELRNLLQRRLEDLENQLLKKVNELEEEKSQLYNETVAHRQRTDSTLNSLMNRISELEKGGAGFKSPENFKISLPLRTNYLFGQVKKSLPEMYAFTICMWLKSGSSPGIGTPFSYGVPGQANEIVLIEWGHNPIELLINDKVAQLPLSLSDGRWHHICITWTTRDGLWEAYQDGQRLGSGENLAPWHPIKQGGVLILGQEQACRLWPQQDVVGGRFDATQAFVGELSHFNIWDRVLRSTDIIAMSNCSSYMPGNVVAWTDSNIEVFGGASKWPLELCEDRLFDN
- the nptx2b gene encoding neuronal pentraxin-2b isoform X2 — its product is MIGPLRAPLLRSSKMIHLLAGLICIYAPTCVKVVYGQNEKGERFLCTAVPIDKETSCPVQSLPVQSASVQEEELRNTVMQLRETILQQKETIVNQLGTIKELTSKLSRCESDSETFKKTNKDTMDDVPKDPNDTIDVLGKTMQSLKDRLENLEQQQMRANISGASFPNELRNLLQRRLEDLENQLLKKVNELEEEKSQLYNETVAHRQRTDSTLNSLMNRISELEKGGAGFKSPENFKISLPLRTNYLFGQVKKSLPEMYAFTICMWLKSGSSPGIGTPFSYGVPGQANEIVLIEWGHNPIELLINDKVAQLPLSLSDGRWHHICITWTTRDGLWEAYQDGQRLGSGENLAPWHPIKQGGVLILGQEQDVVGGRFDATQAFVGELSHFNIWDRVLRSTDIIAMSNCSSYMPGNVVAWTDSNIEVFGGASKWPLELCEDRLFDN